A window of the Linepithema humile isolate Giens D197 chromosome 4, Lhum_UNIL_v1.0, whole genome shotgun sequence genome harbors these coding sequences:
- the mal gene encoding molybdenum cofactor sulfurase 2 codes for MAEIWLDFTPIYDDATTKCFENEFARLKSECYVDHAGATLYSDTQIRNVSADLHGSLYANPHSVGIASSSTQDIIERTRYRVLSHFNTTPDEYSVIFTSGATASLKIIAECFRFKANENNETTSGNFVYLQDNHTSVLGMRDVVAGRGAEVICLGHDQAFQLFSQHSTSRDPDERQSGNSLFVYSAQCNFSGLKYPLKWIRDVHTGALSSVVNKPSTRWYVLLDAAGFVPTNNLDLSIFKPDFVCLSFYKMFGYPTGIGALLVKNSSSDILRKVYYGGGTVDVALSSEMFHKKRQVLHQRFEDGTVPFLSIASLQYGFEIFSKLTVDQISRHVFSLAKILYHSLLMLHHCNGKPVVKLYADSDYEDRSSQGGIVTFNLIRSNGEYVGYMEVLNMAALFKIHLRTGCFCNPGACQRHLSLSSEEILQNYEAGYTCGGAADLINGRPTGAVRISFGYMSTIKDVQTVLLMIAKCFIDEPCIRKLPQWWEDHKVKVRKKYKHFYNSNILEYPVLRITNNEKDIISNNLRNNFHNNSENPDRVTNSINADKIITSENKCTVQRLFIYPIKSCGAYEITDSWNLNSKGLEYDREWMIMTSSGTCLTQKHYVNLCLVKPIIFIKEKIMKLTYPGMPTIEIPLENISKKSMEHPVCQSRVCESRVQGIDCGSEVSEWLSLALGKPNLRLIRQSHERQKKGLNEAKLSFSSQAQYLIINKTSVSWLVDEVSDDLDFEKDTAIHRFRGNIIIKGCNAFDEMQWQQIRIGNNNFKVNGPCTRCQMICIDQTTGKKTIEPLRTLAEKFHGKLRFGVYLTRLESTQSVLKIDTSLTISATAAKSGKARV; via the exons ATGGCAGAGATATGGTTGGATTTTACGCCGATATATGATGATGCTACTACAAAATGCTTTGAAAATGAATTCGCAAGACTTAAAA GCGAGTGCTATGTGGATCATGCGGGTGCTACTCTGTATTCGGATACGCAGATCAGAAACGTCAGTGCTGATCTGCATGGCTCTCTTTATGCTAATCCGCACTCTGTCGGTATCGCGAGTTCATCGACACAGGATATTATCGAGCGCACGAGATACCG GGTTTTGAGTCACTTCAACACGACACCCGATGAATACAGCGTTATCTTTACATCAGGCGCCACAGCGAGTCTAAAGATAATCGCAGAATGCTTTCGTTTTAAAGCGAATGAGAACAACGAGACAACTTCGGGGAATTTTGTTTATCTGCAAGATAATCATACGTCAGTCCTCGGGATGCGAGATGTAGTCGCCGGTAGAGGCGCCGAGGTCATTTGCCTCGGGCACGATCAGGCGTTTCAGCTTTTCAGCCAGCATTCGACCTCTCGCGATCCCGATGAAAGACAAAGCGGCAATTCTCTCTTCGTGTATTCCGCGCAATGCAATTTCTCTGGATTGAAATATCCCCTGAAATGGATCAGAGATGTGCATACTGGAGCACTCTCTTCTGTCGTTAATAAACCATCGACTAGATGGTATGTTCTGTTGGACGCAGCTGGCTTCGTACCAACGAATAACTTGgatttatctattttcaaaCCAGACTTTGTGTGTCTatctttctataaaatgtTCGGCTATCCCACTGGTATTGGCGCCCTGCTGGTTAAGAATTCCAGTTCGGATATCCTGCGGAAGGTTTATTACGGCGGCGGTACCGTGGATGTCGCCCTTAGCTCTGAAATGTTTCACAAAAAACGTCAAGTGTTGCATCAAAG GTTCGAAGATGGGACCGTGCCGTTTCTATCTATCGCATCGTTGCAATACGGCTTTGAAATATTCTCAAAACTTACCGTAGATCAAATCTCAAGGCACGTTTTTTCTCTCGCCAAAATTCTGTATCATTCCTTGCTAATGTTACACCACTGTAACGGTAAACCAGTTGTGAAGTTGTACGCTGATTCCGATTATGAGGATCGCAGCTCACAAGGAGGCATCGTTACATTTAATCTCATTCGATCCAATGGTGAATACGTGGGATACATGGAAGTCCTTAACATGGCAGCATTATTCAAGATACATCTCAGAACAGGATGCTTTTGTAATCCTGGCGCATGCCAGAGGCATTTATCCCTCTCAAGTGAAGAAATTCTTCAAAACTATGAGGCGGGATACACGTGCGGCGGTGCCGCGGATTTAATAAACGGGAGACCTACTGGAGCAGTGAGGATCTCTTTTGGATATATGTCTACAATTAAAGATGTCCAAACAGTCTTACTTATGATTGCGAAGTGTTTCATCGACGAGCCGTGTATCAGAAAACTTCCGCAATGGTGGGAAGATCATAAAGTAAAAGTTCGTAAAAAGTACAAGCACTTTTACAATTCTAACATTCTGGAATATCCAGTTCTGCGTATTACAAATAacgaaaaagatattataagCAATAATTTGcgaaacaattttcataataatagcGAAAACCCCGATCGTGTCACAAATTCTATAAATGctgacaaaataattacatcggAAAATAAATGCACTGTGCAacgcttatttatatatcctATCAAATCGTGTGGCGCATATGAGATTACAGATTCGTGGAATTTGAATTCTAAGGGTCTAGAATATGACAGAGAATGGATGATAATGACATCCTCTGGCACATGTTTAACACAAaaacattatgtaaatttatgtttgGTGAAgcctattatttttataaaggaaaaaattatgaaattaacataTCCAG GAATGCCAACCATTGAAATAcctttagaaaatatttctaaaaagtCAATGGAACATCCTGTATGTCAAAGTAGAGTATGCGAAAGTAGAGTACAAGGTATTGATTGTGGATCAGAAGTTTCTGAATGGTTGAGTTTAGCATTGGGCAAGCCAAATCTCAGATTAATTCGACAAAGTCATGAAAGACAAAAGAAag gaTTAAATGaggcaaaattatcattttctagTCAAGCacagtatttaataataaataaaacaagcgTGTCATGGCTTGTCGATGAAGTATCTGATGATTTagattttgaaaaagatacaGCTATACATCGATTCAGaggaaacattattataaaggGTTGTAATGCCTTTGATGAAATGCAATGGCAACAGATTCGTAtcggaaataataattttaag GTAAATGGCCCCtgtacaaggtgtcaaatgaTATGCATCGATCAAACAACTGGGAAAAAGACCATTGAGCCATTAAGAACATTAGCGGAAAAATTTCATGGAAAGTTGAGATTTGGAGTTTACTTGACTAGATTGGAGAGCACACAAAGTGTACTTAAGATTG ATACATCTTTGACCATATCCGCAACTGCAGCGAAATCAGGAAAGGCTAGAGTTTGA
- the LOC105672590 gene encoding ras-related protein Rab-27A has translation MNYDYLIKLLALGNSGVGKTSFLCQYTDGTFNSRFVSTVGIDFKEKRVVYRTENGRSQRVHLQLWDTAGQERFRSLTTAFYRDSMGFLLIFDLTNELSFLEVRDWLEQLRTHAYCDDPDIVLCGNKSDLEAKRVISEHKARDLAERHGLVYLETSAATGQNVERAVEILLDRVMRRMEAMVDKSLLPHQKVLRCHERDTPPPSSFCYC, from the exons ATGAATTACGATTATCTGATAAAGTTGCTGGCGCTTGGAAACTCCGGAGTTGGCAAAACGAGTTTCCTCTGTCAGTACACTGACGGCACTTTTAACTCTCGCTTCGTGTCTACTGTTGGGATTGATTTCAAGGAGAAGCGAGTG GTTTATCGGACAGAGAATGGCAGAAGCCAACGAGTACATTTACAGCTTTGGGACACAGCTGGCCAAGAGCG GTTCAGAAGTCTAACTACAGCCTTTTATCGGGATTCCATGGGTTTCCTACTAATTTTTGATCTGACCAATGAGTTGTCGTTTCTTGAAGTAAGAGACTGGCTGGAGCAGCTTAGG aCCCACGCGTATTGCGATGATCCAGACATAGTTCTCTGTGGCAATAAATCTGATCTTGAGGCCAAACGCGTCATCAGCGAACATAAAGCGCGAGATCTTGCCGAAAGACATGG CTTGGTTTATCTGGAGACGAGTGCCGCAACTGGGCAAAATGTCGAGCGCGCGgtggaaatattattagacCGCGTAATGCGCAGGATGGAGGCTATGGTAGACAAGTCGCTGTTACCACATCAAAAAGTTTTAAGATGCCACGAGCGCGACACTCCGCCGCCCAGTAGTTTCTGCTATTGCTGA